The following proteins are encoded in a genomic region of Synechococcus sp. CBW1002:
- a CDS encoding recombinase produces MADATGIGRASTDERNLMLDDESEYDKRCQQIRQENAALLGEFSHWLKKAGLGAATIRSHCTNLDFYLNHFLLYADLLTPADGVSCVGEFLGDWFIHKAMWSNKTTVKANATSLKKFYGFMAERGLIKPEEFTSLKQQIKDELPDWLDAVKRYNNPDADLLEDGWPI; encoded by the coding sequence ATGGCCGATGCGACCGGCATCGGCAGGGCCAGCACCGATGAGCGAAATCTGATGCTCGACGACGAATCGGAGTACGACAAACGTTGTCAACAGATCCGCCAGGAGAATGCAGCCCTTCTTGGCGAATTCAGTCATTGGCTCAAGAAGGCTGGCCTTGGCGCGGCAACGATCAGAAGCCATTGCACCAATCTGGACTTCTATTTGAATCACTTCCTGCTCTACGCAGATCTATTGACGCCTGCCGATGGAGTCAGCTGTGTTGGCGAGTTTCTTGGCGACTGGTTTATTCACAAGGCCATGTGGTCCAACAAAACCACGGTCAAGGCTAATGCCACCAGCCTGAAGAAGTTCTATGGCTTCATGGCCGAGCGAGGGCTGATCAAGCCTGAAGAGTTCACCTCGCTGAAACAGCAGATCAAGGATGAGCTGCCGGACTGGCTGGACGCTGTCAAGAGATACAACAACCCGGATGCTGACCTCCTTGAGGATGGCTGGCCCATCTGA